The Pungitius pungitius chromosome 15, fPunPun2.1, whole genome shotgun sequence nucleotide sequence TAGATTTTAAAATCAGGCCCAGTCTTCCTATTCCCTCAGTTTTAACGTGGATGGATCCGGCTTCAAGCTTTTCACTGTTTTACCCTTGTAGAGATCAAACTTGCAAAGAATCCCTTGGGAAAAATGTGAATGCAccacattattttttgtttcaatactgtataaaaataataaaattattaaaaacagcAAGTGTGGattgttacaaaataaaaaatgagtatTGTTGCTCTGTAGTTTTTCACAATAAGTCTCATCTGCTCTGCTACATTTTACTTTCCTACATTTTCTTAATtattaacctttttttcttttattgatttgaaCTTGCATGGGAGCAGATGACTAATGTGGGAAATTACATCTATTGGACTTTTCAATGAGTAACCGTTTCAAAGGTGTGGGGAGCGGAGCGGGGAATATCATACTGAGCACATAAACCAGCAGTTCTTGCTTCATCTAAATAACAGTAAAAACTAGTTCTGTCTTCAGACCATTAGTTTGTGACACttactgatgacatcacagatcgCTCTGCTACCTCCAAGACGCGCTCCTAAACATATGGCAGTGTGCAATCAGCATGCAGCATGCCGCCTTCAAGAGGCAAAAAAGACATACAATTTTATTTGTGAAATTGATCTTGCTGCATCGAATGCTTTATTGGGTCACTTCACCTGGTGTATCAGACTATTGAGACACCACGTTTTGAGTGTAAGTTCGGGCCAAAGTCTCCAGCTGAGTCATGAAACCCTGAACTTCTTCAGCAGAACTCTGAGTCCAGGCCAGAGGCAGGTGGGCTGGAACAGGCGTACGATCTGCAACACAAAACAGCCCGTCAGAAGAtggcagaagaaaagaaaggagcGTCTGAATATCACGGCCCCCTTCACCTTGAAAGAACTGTCCGCTGCGCATTCTGCCCGCAGCTTTGGACAGCGCCAACCACACAACGGTGTCGGCTCCCTGCTCCACGCTGCGCAGCCTGTCTCCCATCATCTGGTGGAACTGAGGCATTGATGTGGAAACAGCTGGACACgaggggggagaaaataaaaaggggcTGGTCCGTGGGTACGTGTATCTTAGTTTAAGTGTTTAAGGGTAAGGCATTACTAATTCTAAACTTTTAATCTTTTCAActttaattgattttaaaaaatggggaAAACTCAAAATTCTAAACTGATCTATATACTTAATCTTCATATGTCCTCTgactcacacattcacactagGGGGCGTTATTTACTGTGTAGCGATGCCTTCGATCAGATTATTACTCGTATGTCGACATCAGCAGCATATGAAGGACAAGACAGCTGTGCGGGCATTTATGTGATTTTTCTGACCAGCACCAATAAGTCTTTGGGCCATTTGTGTGAGCTGCCTGTCAGTACCTGGAGTGTCTGCCCACCCAGGATGCATTGAAGAAAATTGAACGCCTAGGTTGGCTTTGGCCCACTGCTGTGTCAGCACCACCTGCTGTCTCTGAGGAGAAACACCACATGGTTAGAGACATAACCGACATGTATCCACTACCACTGCAGTCAATGCATGTTGCGCTGCTATTTCATCCGTTTTCAACCACATCACGTAGACATGTCCGAACAGCGCGAGGCGCAAAACGTTACTAAACGAGGAGAAGTACGCCGCGCACGTGGGCCTACTTGTTTCGTAACCCGGGATTATGTTCTCTTCCCCCACCTTGTTCTGGGCGTACACCATGACGCCATCAAAGTCGCCCTTCTCTGACTGCAAGTCATCGACTCGGAGTTTCTGGACCAGCATGCCTCCTGAGGACACAGTGATCTAAGAGGCAGGGAGAAAAGAGGCGCAGTGTGCTAAGACCACAGCCACTACGGCGCGGacaaaagtgccattatgcTGTCCGCATGATGCAGAGGGgcactttgtgtgcgtgtgtgtgtgtgtgttttcataccACCCTTGGGTCCCGGCTCATCTGTAGAAGTGGTATGAGAGTCTCCGTGAGGATGTACACCCCtgaagagatggagaagaggcAAACTTAGAACTGTGCTGTAAAACCGCAGCGGTC carries:
- the LOC119209079 gene encoding dehydrogenase/reductase SDR family member 12, whose product is MSLYRNAVWFLNGIHQYTRKGYEAAFRDFEPQDLDVSVVGRSFMITGANSGIGRATAMAIAKKGGTVHMVCRNKDKAEEAKLDIVSETGNPEVHVHIVDLSETQKVWEFAEAFKTEYPALNVLINNAGCMVNKRELNADGLEKNFATNTLGVYILTETLIPLLQMSRDPRVITVSSGGMLVQKLRVDDLQSEKGDFDGVMVYAQNKRQQVVLTQQWAKANLGVQFSSMHPGWADTPAVSTSMPQFHQMMGDRLRSVEQGADTVVWLALSKAAGRMRSGQFFQDRTPVPAHLPLAWTQSSAEEVQGFMTQLETLARTYTQNVVSQ